In Paenibacillus sp. FSL R7-0345, a single window of DNA contains:
- a CDS encoding DivIVA domain-containing protein yields MPLTPLDIHNKEFSRRLRGYDEDEVNEFLDQVIKDYESVIRENKELQNQLLSIQDRLDHFVNIEESLSKTIIVAQEAADDVKNNSKKESQLIIKEAEKNADRIINEALSKSRKISIETEELRKQASIYRTRFRTLVEAQLELLSQDDWSALEGRETSDNLL; encoded by the coding sequence ATGCCATTAACGCCACTCGATATACATAACAAGGAGTTCTCCCGGAGACTCCGTGGTTATGATGAAGATGAGGTCAATGAATTCCTTGATCAGGTTATCAAGGATTACGAAAGCGTCATTCGCGAAAATAAAGAATTGCAGAACCAGCTTCTGTCCATTCAGGATCGTCTCGATCATTTTGTGAACATTGAGGAAAGCTTATCCAAAACGATTATTGTCGCCCAGGAAGCAGCCGATGATGTAAAGAACAATTCCAAGAAGGAATCCCAGCTGATTATCAAGGAAGCCGAGAAAAACGCTGACCGGATCATCAATGAGGCCTTGTCCAAGTCCCGCAAGATTTCGATTGAAACCGAAGAGCTGCGCAAGCAGGCTTCCATCTACCGCACCCGGTTCCGGACGCTGGTGGAAGCGCAGCTGGAACTGCTCTCCCAGGATGACTGGAGCGCGCTTGAGGGCCGTGAGACCAGCGACAACCTACTCTGA
- a CDS encoding YlmH/Sll1252 family protein, with the protein MRNEVYGHFHPDERQFVDKAWEWVSHAGEYHEMKLTEFLDPRQGYILQTLVNRHPDVEVRWEGGSEDAERKRALVAPDYRDLTDEDMELKVLSISSGEQKFLTLEHGDYMGAILGLGIKRGKIGDIHVLEDGCHVVVASDIADYLSMNLTGVHRVNVSTEILPVSGLRTMAAKLETVELTVASLRLDGIAADVTRLSRSKILVPIKAGRVRVNWKVEEDPSCGLKDGDMVSIQGFGRFKVLEVGSLTKKGRYRVRVGKFV; encoded by the coding sequence ATGAGAAATGAAGTTTACGGGCATTTTCATCCTGATGAACGGCAATTTGTGGATAAAGCCTGGGAATGGGTCAGCCATGCCGGAGAATATCATGAGATGAAGCTGACAGAGTTTCTGGACCCCCGGCAGGGCTATATTCTGCAGACACTGGTGAACCGCCATCCTGATGTGGAAGTGCGCTGGGAAGGCGGATCTGAAGATGCTGAACGGAAGCGGGCGCTGGTTGCTCCCGATTACCGTGATCTAACGGATGAAGACATGGAGCTGAAGGTTCTCAGCATTTCCTCCGGAGAGCAGAAGTTTCTAACCCTGGAGCATGGCGACTACATGGGGGCTATTCTGGGACTTGGGATCAAAAGAGGCAAGATCGGTGATATTCATGTGCTGGAGGACGGATGTCATGTTGTCGTAGCCTCGGACATCGCTGATTACCTGTCCATGAATCTGACCGGTGTGCACCGGGTTAATGTTTCGACAGAGATTCTGCCCGTTTCCGGCTTACGCACAATGGCGGCCAAGCTGGAAACGGTGGAGCTTACGGTCGCTTCTTTACGGCTTGATGGAATTGCTGCGGATGTGACCCGGCTTAGCCGGAGCAAAATATTGGTTCCGATTAAAGCCGGGCGCGTCCGGGTCAACTGGAAAGTAGAGGAAGATCCTTCCTGTGGATTGAAAGACGGGGATATGGTGTCTATTCAGGGATTTGGCCGGTTTAAGGTTCTGGAGGTTGGCAGTCTGACCAAAAAAGGCCGTTACCGGGTCCGGGTCGGTAAATTTGTCTGA
- a CDS encoding YggT family protein, translating into MNEISSIINILFQIYYFMIIIYILMSWLPNLRENFIGELLGKLVEPYLSPFRRIIPPLFGTLDISPIVALFVLRFAVVGLHSIVAMIFG; encoded by the coding sequence TTGAACGAAATATCTTCCATTATTAACATTCTATTTCAGATTTACTATTTCATGATTATTATATACATTCTCATGTCCTGGTTGCCGAATCTTCGGGAAAATTTCATCGGCGAACTGCTCGGCAAGCTTGTTGAACCTTATTTGAGCCCGTTCCGGCGGATCATTCCCCCGTTGTTCGGGACGCTGGATATTTCCCCGATTGTTGCATTGTTCGTGCTGCGTTTTGCTGTTGTCGGACTTCACTCCATCGTGGCAATGATTTTCGGCTAA
- the sepF gene encoding cell division protein SepF has protein sequence MRVMNRFMNFLGLQEEEEVVEREQIARDEEEYEPAPVETRKNQRANVVSIHSQKNVKVVLYEPRSYEEAQEIADHLRSHRTVVINLQRVRNDQAMRIIDFLSGTVYALGGGISKIGGNIFMCTPDTVEIQGSITEILGDDQDYNKMR, from the coding sequence ATGCGCGTGATGAACCGGTTTATGAATTTTTTGGGCTTGCAGGAGGAAGAGGAAGTTGTGGAACGGGAGCAGATTGCCCGTGATGAGGAAGAGTACGAACCGGCCCCTGTAGAAACCCGCAAAAATCAGCGGGCGAATGTCGTCAGTATCCATTCACAAAAAAATGTGAAGGTCGTACTGTATGAGCCCCGTTCTTATGAGGAAGCACAGGAAATTGCCGATCATCTGCGTTCGCACCGCACCGTTGTAATCAATCTGCAGCGTGTGCGCAATGACCAGGCGATGCGGATTATCGATTTTCTTAGCGGAACTGTTTATGCCCTGGGTGGAGGAATATCCAAGATTGGGGGCAATATATTTATGTGCACACCGGATACCGTTGAAATTCAAGGCTCCATAACGGAAATTCTGGGAGACGATCAAGATTACAATAAAATGAGGTGA
- a CDS encoding YggS family pyridoxal phosphate-dependent enzyme, translating into MTLQERIAAVEERVARACAASGRDVNDVKVIAVTKYVSLKTVAEVLEAGLEDIAESRWQNAEHKWNVLGDKGTWHFIGHLQTNKVKDVIGKFEYIHSLDRLSLAQELQKKADAAGIDVKVFLQVNISGEDSKFGLPPEAVPEFLRQIAPLQRIKVIGLMTMAPHEEDPELTRPVFRGLRQLRDELNLLALTPEPIQELSMGMSNDFEVAIEEGATWVRLGTVLVGHEEGA; encoded by the coding sequence TTGACACTGCAGGAAAGAATCGCCGCTGTAGAAGAACGTGTGGCACGGGCCTGCGCGGCAAGCGGCCGGGATGTAAATGACGTCAAGGTAATCGCAGTGACGAAATATGTATCGCTGAAGACGGTGGCGGAAGTTTTGGAGGCAGGTCTTGAGGATATTGCCGAGAGCCGCTGGCAGAATGCAGAGCATAAGTGGAATGTACTGGGAGACAAAGGGACCTGGCACTTCATCGGTCATCTGCAGACCAATAAGGTTAAAGACGTTATCGGCAAATTTGAATATATACATTCGTTGGACCGGTTATCATTGGCACAGGAACTACAGAAGAAAGCCGATGCCGCCGGTATTGATGTAAAGGTATTTCTCCAGGTGAATATTTCCGGAGAAGATTCGAAGTTTGGACTGCCGCCGGAAGCTGTGCCGGAATTCCTGCGGCAAATTGCCCCGCTGCAGCGGATCAAGGTAATCGGATTGATGACAATGGCACCGCATGAGGAGGATCCGGAGCTTACACGTCCGGTATTCCGCGGACTGCGCCAGCTGCGTGATGAGCTGAATCTGCTGGCTTTGACACCTGAGCCTATACAAGAGCTGTCGATGGGAATGTCGAATGATTTTGAAGTGGCGATAGAGGAAGGAGCCACCTGGGTGCGCCTGGGTACGGTATTAGTAGGTCACGAGGAGGGAGCTTGA
- the pgeF gene encoding peptidoglycan editing factor PgeF, whose translation MEPFIQTKGLPVRLQLEPWQEYTEITAGFTGRQGGAGKAPYDSFNCAFHVGDDPEDVLSNRRLLAESLGFSLEDWTCGEQTHGKHIAVVTAAGRGRGSRDRASAFQSTDGLLTNVPGVLLTSFYADCVPLYFYDPVQRAAGLAHAGWKGTVAEIAGAMVEQMAESYGSRPGDILAAIGPSIGDCCYEVDDFVMNPVRALEDTLPEPASAEAAPLLYSLSQSAKDKRMLNLKEMNRRIMIKAGILPTHIECTTWCTSCNPDVFFSYRKEQGVTGRMTSWIGIKES comes from the coding sequence ATGGAACCGTTTATTCAAACTAAGGGGCTGCCTGTGCGGCTGCAGCTGGAGCCCTGGCAGGAGTATACAGAGATTACTGCCGGGTTTACAGGAAGACAGGGCGGAGCCGGGAAGGCGCCGTATGACAGCTTTAACTGTGCTTTTCATGTTGGTGACGATCCGGAAGATGTGCTCAGCAACCGGCGGCTGCTTGCGGAGAGTCTGGGCTTTAGCCTGGAGGACTGGACCTGTGGGGAGCAGACCCACGGAAAACATATAGCGGTCGTGACGGCAGCCGGCCGCGGGCGCGGCAGCCGGGACAGGGCTTCAGCGTTCCAGTCTACGGACGGACTGCTGACCAATGTACCGGGTGTGCTGCTTACTTCCTTTTATGCGGATTGTGTGCCGCTGTACTTTTATGATCCTGTACAGCGGGCGGCAGGCCTGGCACATGCAGGCTGGAAGGGGACCGTGGCGGAAATTGCCGGGGCAATGGTAGAACAAATGGCTGAATCCTATGGGAGCCGTCCCGGGGATATTTTAGCTGCTATAGGCCCGTCAATCGGTGATTGCTGCTATGAGGTCGATGACTTCGTGATGAATCCTGTCCGTGCGCTGGAAGATACGCTGCCTGAGCCGGCTTCAGCGGAGGCTGCACCGCTATTGTACAGCTTATCGCAGAGTGCTAAGGACAAAAGGATGCTGAACTTGAAAGAAATGAACCGACGCATTATGATTAAAGCAGGAATTTTGCCGACTCATATCGAATGTACAACATGGTGTACAAGCTGTAATCCCGATGTGTTCTTTTCATACCGTAAGGAACAGGGAGTAACAGGAAGAATGACGAGCTGGATCGGAATAAAGGAGAGTTGA
- a CDS encoding YlmC/YmxH family sporulation protein: MNEDSFNSGKKMKISDFQTKDVINIVDGKRLGQISDLELDLRRGVIDAVIVPGYSRFMGLFGGGTDLIIPWRNIVKIGADVVLVKIEEARMPQGQDERETMYLERGDRSERRTY, translated from the coding sequence ATGAACGAGGATTCCTTTAATTCAGGCAAAAAAATGAAAATCTCTGATTTCCAGACGAAGGATGTCATCAATATTGTGGATGGAAAACGGCTGGGACAGATCAGCGATCTCGAGCTGGACCTGCGCCGGGGTGTGATTGATGCAGTCATTGTTCCCGGCTACAGCCGCTTTATGGGGCTGTTTGGAGGCGGGACCGACCTGATTATCCCATGGCGGAATATCGTCAAGATTGGTGCGGATGTTGTGCTTGTCAAAATTGAAGAGGCCAGGATGCCGCAGGGTCAGGATGAGCGTGAAACGATGTACCTGGAGCGGGGGGACCGCAGTGAACGGCGCACTTATTAA
- the sigG gene encoding RNA polymerase sporulation sigma factor SigG: protein MTRNKVEICGVDTSKLPVLTNVEMRELFTSLQQQGERSAREKLVNGNLRLVLSVIQRFNNRGEFVDDLFQVGCIGLMKAIDNFDLSQNVKFSTYAVPMIIGEIRRYLRDNNPIRVSRSLRDIAYKALQVRDSLTNQNSREPTIFEISQALGVPKEDVVFALDAIQDPVSLFEPIYHDGGDPIYVMDQISDDKNKDVSWIEEIALREAMRKLGQREKRILSMRFFEGKTQMEVADEIGISQAQVSRLEKSAIQQMQKHVKS from the coding sequence ATGACCCGAAATAAAGTCGAGATTTGCGGTGTGGATACTTCCAAGCTGCCCGTTCTGACGAACGTGGAAATGCGGGAGCTGTTCACTTCGCTACAGCAGCAGGGCGAGCGATCCGCCAGAGAGAAATTAGTAAATGGTAACCTTAGACTCGTTCTTAGCGTTATTCAGAGGTTCAACAACCGGGGAGAGTTCGTGGACGATCTGTTCCAGGTAGGCTGCATCGGTCTGATGAAAGCCATCGATAATTTTGATTTATCGCAAAATGTGAAGTTCTCCACCTATGCGGTACCGATGATTATCGGTGAAATCCGCAGGTATCTCAGGGACAACAATCCGATCAGGGTCTCGCGTTCGCTGCGGGATATTGCCTACAAAGCGCTTCAGGTCCGTGACAGCCTGACCAACCAGAATTCGCGGGAGCCGACGATCTTTGAAATCTCCCAGGCGCTGGGCGTACCGAAAGAGGATGTTGTATTCGCACTGGATGCTATCCAGGACCCGGTTTCTTTGTTCGAGCCGATCTATCATGACGGCGGAGATCCGATTTATGTTATGGATCAGATCAGTGACGACAAGAACAAGGATGTCTCATGGATCGAGGAAATTGCCCTGCGTGAAGCTATGCGGAAGCTGGGCCAGCGGGAGAAACGGATCTTGTCCATGCGCTTCTTCGAAGGCAAAACCCAGATGGAAGTGGCGGATGAAATCGGTATTTCACAGGCCCAGGTATCACGGCTTGAGAAGTCGGCCATCCAGCAGATGCAGAAGCATGTAAAGTCTTAA
- the sigE gene encoding RNA polymerase sporulation sigma factor SigE: MMVKWKLALQLQYYRMLFLLGLKSQEIYYIGGSEALPPPLTREEEEYLLQRLSTGDAAVRAMLIERNLRLVVYIARKFENTGINIEDLVSIGAIGLIKAVNTFDPDKKIKLATYASRCIENEILMYLRRNSKTRSEVSFDEPLNIDWDGNELLLSDVLGTENDTIYRNIEEQVDRKLLQKALEKLSERERLIMELRFGLRGGEEKTQKDVADLLGISQSYISRLEKRIIKRLRKEFNKMV, encoded by the coding sequence ATAATGGTTAAATGGAAGCTTGCGCTGCAGCTGCAGTACTATCGGATGCTGTTTCTGCTGGGGCTGAAAAGCCAGGAAATTTATTATATCGGGGGAAGCGAGGCGCTGCCTCCGCCTTTGACAAGGGAAGAAGAGGAGTACCTCCTGCAGCGGCTGTCTACAGGTGACGCGGCGGTGAGGGCCATGCTGATTGAACGCAATCTGCGGCTGGTAGTGTACATTGCCCGCAAATTCGAAAATACAGGCATCAACATTGAGGATCTGGTCTCCATTGGCGCCATAGGGCTGATCAAGGCTGTGAACACCTTTGATCCGGACAAGAAAATCAAGCTTGCCACCTATGCCTCACGCTGTATTGAGAATGAGATCCTGATGTATCTGCGCCGTAACAGCAAGACACGCAGTGAGGTGTCTTTTGATGAGCCGCTGAATATCGACTGGGATGGTAATGAGCTGCTGCTGTCGGATGTGCTGGGGACGGAAAATGACACGATTTACCGCAATATTGAGGAGCAGGTGGACCGCAAGCTGCTGCAGAAGGCGCTGGAAAAGCTGAGCGAGCGGGAACGGCTGATTATGGAGCTGCGGTTTGGGCTGCGCGGTGGTGAGGAGAAGACCCAAAAGGATGTTGCCGACCTGCTGGGAATCTCGCAATCTTATATCTCGCGGCTGGAAAAGAGAATTATCAAGCGGCTACGCAAGGAATTCAACAAGATGGTGTGA
- the spoIIGA gene encoding sigma-E processing peptidase SpoIIGA, with translation MRILVVYIDLIFAANLLIDGVLIWLTAWLVKIKVSWWRLGLSALVGALYVVMMFVPELSFLYTFLIKFGLSVMMLLIAFRYKSLQGYLRALGSFYVINFAAAGGILGIHYLLQSSGDIWNGILFTSTGGQAHRLKIGFWFVLAVLPVVLLLFKLIHSSRIRREQLESYIGEVTVEIEGVSVVCPGLLDTGNRLNDPLTRIPVMVMEASLWEGHLPAAWKGKLTQMGADQLLLETDGQSFAWQDRMRLVPYRGINRGAAFMLAMKPDLVKIKLGEEIFCSKRVLIGLDGGTLSGDGAYRAVIHPDLTQREHAAEAAVPC, from the coding sequence GTGAGAATACTGGTAGTTTATATTGATCTGATTTTCGCCGCCAATCTGCTGATCGACGGAGTGCTCATATGGCTGACCGCCTGGCTGGTAAAGATTAAGGTCTCCTGGTGGAGGCTGGGGCTCTCTGCTCTGGTCGGCGCATTGTATGTCGTGATGATGTTTGTGCCGGAGCTTTCCTTTCTCTACACCTTTCTGATCAAGTTCGGATTGTCGGTGATGATGCTGCTGATTGCCTTTAGATACAAGAGCCTGCAGGGATATTTACGCGCGCTGGGATCTTTCTATGTCATTAACTTCGCGGCGGCCGGCGGTATTCTCGGCATTCACTATCTGCTGCAGAGCTCAGGGGACATCTGGAACGGCATTCTGTTTACCAGTACCGGAGGCCAAGCCCACCGGCTGAAAATCGGATTCTGGTTCGTGCTCGCAGTGCTTCCTGTCGTCCTGCTGCTGTTTAAGCTAATCCATTCTTCGCGGATACGCAGAGAACAGCTGGAATCCTACATCGGTGAGGTAACAGTGGAAATTGAGGGCGTAAGCGTTGTCTGTCCCGGACTGCTGGATACAGGCAACCGGCTGAATGATCCTCTGACCCGCATTCCGGTTATGGTGATGGAAGCATCGCTATGGGAGGGTCATTTGCCGGCCGCCTGGAAAGGGAAGCTGACACAAATGGGCGCGGACCAGCTTTTACTGGAAACGGACGGGCAGTCTTTTGCATGGCAGGACCGGATGCGGCTTGTACCTTACAGGGGCATTAACCGCGGGGCAGCCTTTATGCTCGCTATGAAGCCGGATCTGGTGAAGATAAAGCTTGGTGAGGAAATCTTCTGCAGCAAAAGAGTGCTCATCGGGCTGGATGGCGGGACACTGTCGGGAGACGGCGCGTACCGGGCGGTCATACATCCTGACCTGACCCAAAGAGAGCACGCGGCTGAAGCTGCAGTGCCTTGTTGA
- a CDS encoding Rpn family recombination-promoting nuclease/putative transposase has protein sequence MELLDPRVDFVFKRIFASESNKDVLQAFLNRVLQDAGTPPLEEVVLLNPYTDKEDPQDKQSIFDIWARTVDGRLINIEMQLFNQYDMEKRTLYYWSKRYSSQLQTGGRYIELKKCITINILNYNVLPNEYTHSVFHLREDSSGAPLIDDIEIHFLELPKLKKAAVPGEKGLVNWLLFLKGNDTDNWEVLKMNEPALQKAMETLEYLSQNPEARRRYEDRQKFLHDEASQRDGAQREGFAKGLEEGKEAGIKKGLEEGMKEGMKEGMKEGMKEGLQAGMREAKLEIAKNLLQMGMDLQAIKAATGLTEEEIKSLI, from the coding sequence ATGGAGCTGCTTGACCCCCGGGTGGACTTTGTATTCAAAAGGATTTTTGCCAGTGAAAGCAATAAGGATGTTCTGCAGGCTTTTTTGAACCGTGTCCTGCAGGATGCGGGCACACCGCCGCTTGAAGAAGTTGTGCTGCTGAATCCTTACACGGATAAAGAGGATCCGCAGGACAAGCAGTCCATCTTTGATATCTGGGCTAGGACGGTTGACGGCAGGCTGATTAATATTGAAATGCAGCTGTTCAACCAGTACGATATGGAAAAGCGGACACTATACTACTGGAGTAAACGTTATTCCAGCCAGCTGCAGACCGGCGGCCGGTATATAGAGCTCAAGAAATGTATAACCATTAATATATTAAATTATAATGTGCTGCCTAATGAATACACCCATAGTGTATTTCATCTGCGGGAGGACAGCAGCGGTGCGCCGCTTATTGATGATATAGAAATTCATTTTCTGGAATTGCCGAAGCTGAAGAAGGCTGCTGTTCCCGGCGAGAAAGGGCTGGTCAACTGGCTGCTGTTTTTAAAGGGGAACGACACTGATAATTGGGAGGTACTGAAGATGAATGAACCGGCACTGCAAAAAGCAATGGAAACGCTGGAATACCTGAGTCAGAATCCCGAAGCCCGGCGCAGATATGAAGACCGTCAGAAGTTCCTGCACGATGAGGCCTCGCAAAGGGATGGTGCGCAAAGGGAAGGCTTTGCCAAGGGGCTGGAAGAAGGCAAAGAAGCAGGCATTAAAAAGGGACTGGAAGAAGGAATGAAAGAAGGAATGAAAGAAGGAATGAAAGAAGGAATGAAAGAAGGGCTGCAAGCAGGTATGAGGGAAGCCAAGCTGGAGATTGCAAAAAATCTGCTCCAGATGGGAATGGATTTACAGGCCATTAAGGCCGCCACGGGACTGACGGAGGAAGAAATAAAGTCATTAATTTGA
- the ftsZ gene encoding cell division protein FtsZ, with protein MLEFDFEMESLAQIKVIGVGGGGSNAVNRMIENGVQGVEFITVNTDAQALHMAKSEHKLQIGDKLTRGLGAGANPEVGKKAAEESRDLISNTLKGADMVFVTAGMGGGTGTGAAPVIAEIARECGALTVGVVTRPFTFEGRKRANQAELGIEALKEKVDTLIVIPNDRLLEIVDKKTPMLEAFREADNVLRQAVQGISDLIQVPGLINLDFADVKTIMTERGSALMGIGIATGENRASEAARKAIMSPLLETSIEGARGVIMNITGGSNLSLYEVNEAAEIVTAASDPEVNMIFGAIIEESMKDEIKVTVIATGFEHKPSPVNQTRRPAVSSEPAAPDKSSSSNLRPFGNQTASDQLDIPTFLRNRTRGNND; from the coding sequence ATGTTGGAATTTGATTTTGAAATGGAGAGCTTGGCGCAAATAAAGGTCATCGGCGTAGGCGGCGGCGGAAGCAATGCTGTCAACCGGATGATTGAAAATGGCGTTCAGGGTGTTGAGTTCATCACGGTTAATACAGATGCCCAAGCGCTGCATATGGCCAAATCGGAGCATAAACTGCAAATCGGGGACAAGCTTACCCGGGGTCTTGGCGCAGGTGCCAATCCTGAAGTAGGCAAGAAAGCGGCCGAGGAGTCCCGCGATCTGATTTCAAATACGCTTAAGGGTGCAGATATGGTCTTCGTCACCGCAGGAATGGGCGGCGGTACAGGTACCGGCGCAGCACCTGTGATTGCCGAAATCGCCAGAGAATGCGGAGCCCTGACAGTGGGGGTTGTAACCCGTCCGTTTACGTTTGAAGGCAGAAAGCGTGCTAATCAGGCAGAACTCGGAATCGAAGCACTTAAGGAAAAGGTCGATACGCTGATTGTTATTCCAAATGACCGGCTCCTGGAAATTGTAGACAAGAAAACGCCGATGCTGGAGGCATTCCGTGAAGCGGATAACGTGCTCCGTCAGGCTGTACAAGGTATTTCTGACCTTATTCAGGTTCCCGGCCTGATTAACCTTGACTTTGCTGATGTGAAGACAATCATGACAGAACGTGGTTCTGCACTAATGGGGATCGGTATCGCCACCGGTGAGAACCGTGCTTCTGAAGCAGCCCGCAAAGCGATTATGAGCCCGCTGCTTGAGACTTCAATCGAAGGTGCGCGCGGTGTAATTATGAATATTACAGGCGGGTCCAACCTCTCATTGTATGAGGTGAATGAAGCGGCTGAGATTGTTACCGCTGCTTCCGATCCTGAAGTTAATATGATTTTTGGTGCCATCATTGAGGAAAGCATGAAGGACGAAATCAAGGTCACGGTTATCGCTACCGGCTTCGAACATAAGCCATCACCGGTTAATCAGACCCGCCGTCCGGCTGTCAGCAGTGAACCTGCTGCACCAGACAAAAGCAGCAGCAGTAACCTGCGCCCGTTCGGTAATCAGACGGCTTCTGACCAGCTTGACATACCGACATTCCTGCGCAACCGTACACGCGGTAATAACGACTAG
- the ftsA gene encoding cell division protein FtsA — protein sequence MSNNDIIVSLDIGTSKVRAIIGEVTNGTFNIIGVGSADSEGIRKGAIVDIDQTVQSIRSAVEHAEQMVGIQISEVYVGISGNHIGLQSSHGVVAVQNEDREIGEEDIDRVIKAAEVIAMPPEREVIDVVAKQYIVDGLEGIQDPRGMIGVRLEVEATIITGAKTPIHNLLRCVEKSGLKVKDLVLMSLGAGGLALSKDEKSMGAVLVDIGAGSTTVAVYEEGSLCATSTIPIGGEFVTNDIAYGLRTLTDQAEKVKLKYGCAWIDDAASDVVFKVLRIGSNVEKEFNQEDLAAIIEPRVQEIFHLIRQEVKRLGYNELPGGYILTGGTVSMPGVLKAAQTELAASVRIAVPDYIGVRDPGFTGGVGILHNVVRRFRVRSNTGGSANKKTVNRSKQSAAPSQEMDKKPGLMERIKNMFSEFI from the coding sequence TTGAGCAACAATGACATCATTGTTAGTTTGGACATCGGTACATCCAAAGTGCGGGCAATTATTGGGGAAGTTACTAATGGAACCTTTAATATTATTGGCGTTGGATCTGCTGATTCGGAAGGGATACGCAAGGGTGCGATTGTAGATATTGATCAGACTGTGCAATCGATCAGAAGCGCTGTGGAGCATGCGGAGCAGATGGTCGGTATTCAAATATCCGAGGTCTATGTCGGGATTTCCGGCAATCATATCGGTCTGCAGTCCAGTCATGGCGTCGTAGCCGTCCAGAATGAAGATCGGGAGATTGGCGAAGAGGACATTGATCGCGTCATCAAAGCGGCCGAGGTTATTGCAATGCCGCCAGAGCGAGAAGTCATCGATGTTGTCGCCAAGCAGTATATCGTCGACGGTCTGGAAGGAATTCAGGACCCCCGCGGTATGATCGGAGTCCGCCTTGAGGTTGAGGCGACGATTATAACCGGGGCAAAGACGCCAATACATAATCTGCTTCGTTGTGTAGAGAAATCAGGGCTGAAGGTGAAGGATCTTGTGCTGATGTCTCTTGGAGCCGGCGGATTGGCGCTGTCCAAAGATGAAAAATCGATGGGTGCAGTACTGGTTGATATCGGTGCAGGCTCCACGACAGTAGCCGTATATGAAGAGGGTTCTCTTTGTGCCACTTCCACGATCCCAATCGGCGGAGAATTTGTAACCAATGATATTGCCTATGGACTCCGAACACTTACGGATCAGGCGGAGAAGGTAAAGCTGAAATACGGCTGCGCCTGGATCGATGATGCTGCTTCAGACGTTGTGTTCAAAGTGCTCCGTATCGGCAGCAATGTGGAAAAGGAATTTAACCAGGAGGATCTGGCAGCCATTATCGAGCCGAGAGTCCAGGAAATCTTCCATCTGATCCGCCAGGAAGTTAAGCGGCTGGGTTACAATGAGCTCCCCGGAGGTTATATACTTACGGGTGGTACTGTATCTATGCCGGGCGTCCTGAAGGCGGCCCAGACTGAATTAGCGGCTTCTGTGCGCATTGCTGTTCCTGACTATATCGGAGTCCGCGACCCGGGTTTTACCGGCGGTGTGGGCATTCTGCATAATGTCGTCCGCCGTTTCCGCGTACGCAGCAATACGGGCGGAAGCGCGAATAAGAAGACGGTCAACCGAAGCAAGCAAAGCGCTGCTCCAAGCCAGGAGATGGATAAGAAGCCGGGTCTGATGGAGCGTATAAAAAATATGTTCAGCGAGTTCATATAA